One window of the Rosa rugosa chromosome 3, drRosRugo1.1, whole genome shotgun sequence genome contains the following:
- the LOC133738010 gene encoding extensin-1: MGNSKGFMIGKWVPWVLKAGIVGLVMFAGFTYGDQMEDPETGLLCISDCTTCPVICSPPPAQVESHPPPAPSYPPPAPSSPPPVHHSPPPPLFYYYSPPHSPPPPPPPSPPKESQSSPSSPSWGPPPPRFEYFYNMPPSGPVLPTTAGLLHNNSFPYYYFYASGASSVSAHAALFFIIFLVQLVFSFW, from the coding sequence ATGGGTAATTCCAAGGGATTTATGATAGGAAAATGGGTTCCTTGGGTTTTGAAGGCAGGGATTGTAGGGCTGGTAATGTTTGCTGGATTTACATATGGGGATCAAATGGAGGATCCAGAGACTGGTTTACTGTGTATTAGTGATTGTACTACATGTCCAGTCATATGTTCACCACCCCCTGCTCAAGTAGAGTCACATCCACCACCAGCACCATCATACCCACCACCAGCACCATCATCCCCACCACCAGTCCACCACTCGCCACCACCGCCTCTATTTTACTACTATTCCCCGCCACACTCAccgccacctccacctccaccatcaCCGCCGAAAGAATCACAATCATCTCCATCATCTCCTTCATGGGGTCCTCCCCCGCCGCGTTTTGAATACTTCTACAACATGCCTCCTTCCGGTCCTGTGCTGCCAACAACAGCAGGACTACTGCATAACAATTCCTTTCCCTACTATTACTTTTACGCATCAGGGGCTTCTTCTGTTTCTGCTCATGCGGCCTTGTTTTTTATTATCTTCTTGGTTCAGcttgtgttttctttttggTGA
- the LOC133741334 gene encoding U-box domain-containing protein 51 isoform X1, whose protein sequence is MATPNSAYDDCPPINATAVAVDKDNKNSNLAVRWAIDHLSISQPYLILIHVRKSHHHDGDGGDHDPYTVFIPFRGYCARKGVQMKEVILDEHDVARALLDYINNNYINNIVVGASTRNALTRRLKGNTDVASILTKSAPEFCSVYVIQKGKMLSVRTAKRPVVNTAAPPKQPIVQGLPPHMPAELSGGENGVRPPTRERTSRNGPEKMVAIRERTRSAPTNLTLDQIDIQSHESGSRSSVSSAHNSNAEENEFSGPIHPYGSLDMSSQNLDFCSPSCSPRDSSRQSAREIEAEMRRLKQELKQTMDMYSSACKEAISAKNKAKEIDQWKLDEARKFEEARLAEENALAIAEMEKAKCKAAIEAAEAAQRMAEMEAQRRIQAEMKAKKEAEEKNRALTALAHNDVRYRKYTIEEIEEATKNFAESMKIGEGGYGPVYKGKLDHTPVAIKVLRPDAAQGRKQFQQEVEVLSCIRYPNMVLLLGACPEYGCLVYEYMDNGSLEDRLLRRGNTPPIPWRKRFKIAAEISTALLFLHHTKPEPLVHRDLKPANILLDHNYVSKISDVGLARLVPASVADEVTQYHMTSAAGTFCYIDPEYQQTGMLTTKSDIYSLGIVLLQIITAKPAMGLSHHVKRSIEKGTFSDMLDPTVLDWPVEEALAFANLALQCTELRKKDRPDLGKVIVPELNRLRDFGKNNVDALTSHGYSSTAHSQSSRPSNSRTSITNSQDLIYKSTCEDGVETVS, encoded by the exons ATGGCCACTCCCAATTCCGCGTATGACGACTGTCCGCCGATCAACGCCACGGCGGTGGCCGTCGACAAGGACAACAAGAACAGCAACTTGGCCGTGCGATGGGCCATTGATCATCTTTCGATCTCGCAACCTTACCTCATTTTAATCCATGTCAGGAAAAGTCATC acCACGATGGTGATGGAGGCGATCATGATCCTTACACTGTGTTCATTCCTTTCCGTGGATACTGTGCTCGTAAGGGG GTTCAAATGAAAGAGGTCATCCTTGATGAACATGATGTGGCTAGAGCACTTTTGGATTACATCAACAACAACTACATTAACAATATTGTAGTTGGTGCATCAACGAGGAATGCTCTTACAAG GAGGCTCAAAGGTAATACGGATGTTGCGAGCATCTTGACAAAATCTGCGCCAGAGTTTTGTTCGGTATATGTGATACAAAAAGGGAAGATGCTTTCAGTGCGGACGGCTAAGAGGCCTGTGGTTAATACTGCTGCACCACCAAAACAACCGATCGTGCAGGGACTCCCGCCTCATATGCCAGCTGAATTAAGTGGAGGAGAAAATGGAGTTAGGCCTCCAACAAGGGAAAGAACAAGCAGGAATGGTCCAGAGAAAATGGTTGCAATACGCGAGAGGACGAGGAGTGCTCCAACAAATCTGACACTGGATCAGATTGACATTCAAAGCCATGAATCAGGATCAAGGTCTTCAGTAAGTAGTGCTCACAATTCAAATGCTGAAGAAAATGAGTTTTCAGGCCCAATTCATCCATATGGATCACTGGATATGTCTTCCCAAAACTTGGATTTCTGTAGTCCGTCCTGTTCTCCCAGGGACTCATCCAGACAATCTGCA CGGGAGATTGAAGCCGAAATGAGAAGATTGAAGCAGGAATTGAAACAAACAATGGACATGTACAGCTCTGCATGCAAAGAAGCTATCTCAGCCAAAAATAAG GCTAAAGAAATTGATCAGTGGAAGCTGGATGAGGCTCGTAAGTTTGAGGAAGCCAGGCTTGCTGAGGAGAATGCTCTTGCCATTGCAGAGATGGAGAAGGCTAAGTGCAAAGCTGCCATTGAAGCAGCTGAGGCAGCACAGAGGATGGCTGAGATGGAAGCTCAGAGAAGAATACAAGCAGAGATGAAGGCAAAGAAAGAGGCAGAAGAGAAGAATCGTGCATTGACTGCTTTGGCACATAATGATGTCCGATATAGAAAGTATACCATAGAAGAAATCGAAGAAGCCACCAAAAACTTTGCAGAATCGATGAAAATTGGTGAAGGTGGATATGGACCTGTTTACAAAGGCAAACTTGACCACACACCAGTTGCCATCAAGGTCTTAAGGCCTGATGCTGCTCAAGGGAGGAAGCAATTCCAACAGGAG GTTGAGGTCCTGAGCTGCATTAGGTATCCTAACATGGTCCTCCTACTTGGTGCCTGCCCTGAATACGGATGCCTGGTGTATGAATACATGGACAATGGAAGCTTAGAAGATCGGCTATTGAGAAGAGGTAACACCCCTCCGATTCCATGGAGGAAACGATTCAAAATAGCTGCTGAGATTTCAACAGCACTACTGTTTCTTCACCATACGAAGCCGGAACCCCTTGTGCACCGAGACCTTAAGCCCGCCAACATCCTCTTAGACCATAACTATGTGAGCAAAATTAGTGATGTTGGCCTAGCACGCTTAGTCCCGGCATCAGTTGCTGATGAGGTCACACAATATCACATGACTTCAGCTGCAGGCACATTTTGTTACATAGATCCCGAATACCAGCAAACAGGCATGTTAACAACAAAGTCAGATATATACTCTTTGGGTATAGTGCTACTCCAGATTATCACAGCCAAGCCTGCTATGGGTCTTTCACACCATGTCAAGAGGTCCATTGAGAAAGGAACATTTTCAGATATGCTTGATCCCACGGTGCTGGACTGGCCCGTTGAAGAGGCTCTCGCATTTGCTAATTTGGCTTTGCAGTGCACTGAGCTAAGAAAAAAGGATAGGCCAGATCTTGGTAAAGTTATAGTGCCGGAACTCAACCGATTAAGAGATTTTGGAAAGAATAATGTTGATGCACTTACTAGTCATGGATATAGCAGCACTGCTCATAGCCAAAGTTCACGTCCTTCCAATTCAAGAACATCCATTACAAATAGTCAG GATTTAATATATAAGAGTACTTGCGAGGATGGGGTTGAGACAGTGTCCTGA
- the LOC133741334 gene encoding U-box domain-containing protein 52 isoform X2 → MSGKVIVDHDGDGGDHDPYTVFIPFRGYCARKGVQMKEVILDEHDVARALLDYINNNYINNIVVGASTRNALTRRLKGNTDVASILTKSAPEFCSVYVIQKGKMLSVRTAKRPVVNTAAPPKQPIVQGLPPHMPAELSGGENGVRPPTRERTSRNGPEKMVAIRERTRSAPTNLTLDQIDIQSHESGSRSSVSSAHNSNAEENEFSGPIHPYGSLDMSSQNLDFCSPSCSPRDSSRQSAREIEAEMRRLKQELKQTMDMYSSACKEAISAKNKAKEIDQWKLDEARKFEEARLAEENALAIAEMEKAKCKAAIEAAEAAQRMAEMEAQRRIQAEMKAKKEAEEKNRALTALAHNDVRYRKYTIEEIEEATKNFAESMKIGEGGYGPVYKGKLDHTPVAIKVLRPDAAQGRKQFQQEVEVLSCIRYPNMVLLLGACPEYGCLVYEYMDNGSLEDRLLRRGNTPPIPWRKRFKIAAEISTALLFLHHTKPEPLVHRDLKPANILLDHNYVSKISDVGLARLVPASVADEVTQYHMTSAAGTFCYIDPEYQQTGMLTTKSDIYSLGIVLLQIITAKPAMGLSHHVKRSIEKGTFSDMLDPTVLDWPVEEALAFANLALQCTELRKKDRPDLGKVIVPELNRLRDFGKNNVDALTSHGYSSTAHSQSSRPSNSRTSITNSQDLIYKSTCEDGVETVS, encoded by the exons ATGTCAGGAAAAGTCATCGTAG acCACGATGGTGATGGAGGCGATCATGATCCTTACACTGTGTTCATTCCTTTCCGTGGATACTGTGCTCGTAAGGGG GTTCAAATGAAAGAGGTCATCCTTGATGAACATGATGTGGCTAGAGCACTTTTGGATTACATCAACAACAACTACATTAACAATATTGTAGTTGGTGCATCAACGAGGAATGCTCTTACAAG GAGGCTCAAAGGTAATACGGATGTTGCGAGCATCTTGACAAAATCTGCGCCAGAGTTTTGTTCGGTATATGTGATACAAAAAGGGAAGATGCTTTCAGTGCGGACGGCTAAGAGGCCTGTGGTTAATACTGCTGCACCACCAAAACAACCGATCGTGCAGGGACTCCCGCCTCATATGCCAGCTGAATTAAGTGGAGGAGAAAATGGAGTTAGGCCTCCAACAAGGGAAAGAACAAGCAGGAATGGTCCAGAGAAAATGGTTGCAATACGCGAGAGGACGAGGAGTGCTCCAACAAATCTGACACTGGATCAGATTGACATTCAAAGCCATGAATCAGGATCAAGGTCTTCAGTAAGTAGTGCTCACAATTCAAATGCTGAAGAAAATGAGTTTTCAGGCCCAATTCATCCATATGGATCACTGGATATGTCTTCCCAAAACTTGGATTTCTGTAGTCCGTCCTGTTCTCCCAGGGACTCATCCAGACAATCTGCA CGGGAGATTGAAGCCGAAATGAGAAGATTGAAGCAGGAATTGAAACAAACAATGGACATGTACAGCTCTGCATGCAAAGAAGCTATCTCAGCCAAAAATAAG GCTAAAGAAATTGATCAGTGGAAGCTGGATGAGGCTCGTAAGTTTGAGGAAGCCAGGCTTGCTGAGGAGAATGCTCTTGCCATTGCAGAGATGGAGAAGGCTAAGTGCAAAGCTGCCATTGAAGCAGCTGAGGCAGCACAGAGGATGGCTGAGATGGAAGCTCAGAGAAGAATACAAGCAGAGATGAAGGCAAAGAAAGAGGCAGAAGAGAAGAATCGTGCATTGACTGCTTTGGCACATAATGATGTCCGATATAGAAAGTATACCATAGAAGAAATCGAAGAAGCCACCAAAAACTTTGCAGAATCGATGAAAATTGGTGAAGGTGGATATGGACCTGTTTACAAAGGCAAACTTGACCACACACCAGTTGCCATCAAGGTCTTAAGGCCTGATGCTGCTCAAGGGAGGAAGCAATTCCAACAGGAG GTTGAGGTCCTGAGCTGCATTAGGTATCCTAACATGGTCCTCCTACTTGGTGCCTGCCCTGAATACGGATGCCTGGTGTATGAATACATGGACAATGGAAGCTTAGAAGATCGGCTATTGAGAAGAGGTAACACCCCTCCGATTCCATGGAGGAAACGATTCAAAATAGCTGCTGAGATTTCAACAGCACTACTGTTTCTTCACCATACGAAGCCGGAACCCCTTGTGCACCGAGACCTTAAGCCCGCCAACATCCTCTTAGACCATAACTATGTGAGCAAAATTAGTGATGTTGGCCTAGCACGCTTAGTCCCGGCATCAGTTGCTGATGAGGTCACACAATATCACATGACTTCAGCTGCAGGCACATTTTGTTACATAGATCCCGAATACCAGCAAACAGGCATGTTAACAACAAAGTCAGATATATACTCTTTGGGTATAGTGCTACTCCAGATTATCACAGCCAAGCCTGCTATGGGTCTTTCACACCATGTCAAGAGGTCCATTGAGAAAGGAACATTTTCAGATATGCTTGATCCCACGGTGCTGGACTGGCCCGTTGAAGAGGCTCTCGCATTTGCTAATTTGGCTTTGCAGTGCACTGAGCTAAGAAAAAAGGATAGGCCAGATCTTGGTAAAGTTATAGTGCCGGAACTCAACCGATTAAGAGATTTTGGAAAGAATAATGTTGATGCACTTACTAGTCATGGATATAGCAGCACTGCTCATAGCCAAAGTTCACGTCCTTCCAATTCAAGAACATCCATTACAAATAGTCAG GATTTAATATATAAGAGTACTTGCGAGGATGGGGTTGAGACAGTGTCCTGA
- the LOC133739859 gene encoding peptidyl-prolyl cis-trans isomerase CYP57: protein MSSIYVLEPPTRGKVVLQTTHGPLDIELWPKEAPKAARNFVQLCLEGYYNNTIFHRIIKGFLVQGGDPTATGEGGESIYGGLFSDEFHSRLRFKHRGLVACANANKPNTNGSQFFMNLDRCDWLDKKHTIFGKVTGDSIYNLVRLGEIETDKEDRPLDPPPRILSVEVLWNPFDDIVPRVLSRSLVQSTDDTDNKDTKKKAVKKLNLLSFGEEAEEEERELATVKTKIKSSHDLLDDPRLLKEEVPINEVDPKTRQMQLSVREALQSKKEDPSKDSESKFYNSLNYSDNDDDDDNESNFDARMRHQILRKRKELGDLPPKPKLPNGSSSPKQRETSTTRSKAESIDDDQPRVEKLSLKKKGIGSEAKAERLANADTDLQLLSEAERGRQLQKQKKRRNQGREEETIARLEKFKKTLCVKPTAPDSESGGGDGEDLSDWQKSQLKFAPETGKMTRTEDINDYVVLDPLLEKGKEKFNRMQAKQKRREREWAGKSLT, encoded by the exons ATGTCGTCGATATACGTCTTAGAACCACCGACTAGGGGCAAGGTGGTGCTGCAAACGACCCATGGGCCTCTCGACATCGAGCTCTGGCCCAAAGAGGCCCCCAAGGCCGCCCGCAACTTCGTCCAGCTCTGCCTCGAAGGCTACTACAACAACACCATCTTCCACCGCATCATCAAAGGCTTTCTCGTTCAGGGCGGcgaccccaccgccaccggcgaag GCGGCGAGAGTATTTACGGCGGTCTTTTCTCCGACGAGTTTCACTCGCGGCTGAGATTCAAGCATAGAGGTTTAGTTGCTTGTGCAAATGCCAATAAGCCTAATACCAATGGGAGCCAGTTCTTCATGAACTTGGACCGGTGCGATTGGCTTGACAAGAAGCACACGATTTTCGGAAAG GTGACTGGTGATTCCATATACAATCTAGTGAGGTTGGGTGAGATTGAAACCGACAAGGAGGACCGGCCTTTGGACCCGCCGCCGAGGATATTATCAGTAGAG GTACTGTGGAATCCCTTTGATGATATTGTCCCAAGAGTGCTTTCACGTTCTTTGGTCCAGTCCACAGATGATACTGACAACAAGGATACAAAGAAGAAAGCTGTGAA AAAGCTGAACTTGCTTTCCTTTGGAGAAGAAGCtgaagaggaggagagagaattgGCAACTGTAAAGACAAAAATAAAGAGCAGTCATGATCTATTGGATGATCCTCGTCTTTTGAAGGAAGAAGTTCCAATTAACGAAGTG GATCCCAAAACAAGGCAGATGCAGTTATCTGTCAGAGAAGCTCTTCAGTCAAAGAAAGAAGACCCCTCAAAAGACTCCGAATCAAAATTTTATAATTCTCTTAATTACAgtgataatgatgatgatgatgataatgagTCCAATTTTGATGCACGAATGCGTCATCAAATACTCAGGAAACGGAAAGAGTTGGGAGATCTCCCACCAAAGCCAAAGTTGCCGAATG GGAGCTCTAGCCCAAAGCAGCGTGAAACATCTACAACAAG GTCCAAGGCTGAAAGCATTGATGATGACCAACCAAGGGTAGAAAAGCTGTCATTGAAGAAAAAAGGGATAGGATCAGAGGCCAAAGCTGAGCGCCTGGCCAATGCTGATACAGACTTACAGCTGTTGAGTGAAGCTGAAAGAGGAAGACAATTGCAGAAACAGAAGAAGCGTAGAAACCAAGGACGAGAAGAAGAA ACAATAGCAAGACTTGAGAAGTTTAAGAAGACCCTGTGTGTGAAGCCCACAGCCCCAGATAGTGAATCTGGAGGTGGCGATGGTGAAGATTTATCTGATTGGCAAAAATCTCAGTTAAAATTTGCTCCTGAGACTGGCAAG ATGACTCGCACTGAGGACATAAATGATTACGTTGTGCTTGACCCTCTTTTGGAGAAGGGGAAAGAGAAGTTCAACCGGATGCAAGCAAAGCAAAAACGAAGAGAGCGAGAATGGGCCGGCAAATCTCTTACTTGA
- the LOC133738295 gene encoding protein ALP1-like yields the protein MKLKPTPNPDPDPDLSYIYSFLHSSLHHQMNNDTAKKRRRKTAAAAADDDGPPGKQGKMKDLKGIITTLSLLEQQEKEDLDRASNDDKSFAEEKQKQTTKTKAMVEYYSDLQGYYSDVEESETVKRKKSRNAATAAVAAAAAAASEKGAKPGGSGSGHQRRLWVKDRSKAWWDECNQPDFPEEDFKKAFRMGKATFDLICDELNSAIAKEDTTLRNAIPVRQRVAVCLWRLATGDPLRLVSKRFGLGISTCHKLVLEVCSAIRTVLMPKYLNWPEDGVLRKVKDEFESFSGIPNVVGSMYTTHIPIIAPKISVAAYFNKRHTERNQKTSYSITVQGVVNPKGVFTDVCIGWPGSMPDDQVLEKSALHQRAGNGLLKGVWIVGGSGYPLLDWVLVPYTQQHLTWTQHAFNEKIGEIQNVSKDAFARLKGRWLCLQKRTEVKLQDLPVVLGACCVLHNICELRNEEIDPELRFELVDDEMVPEVALRSQSSMKARDSIAHNLLHHGLAGTSFL from the coding sequence atGAAATTGAAACCCACACCCAACCCGGACCCAGACCCAGACCTCTCCTACATCTACTCCTTCCTCCACTCCTCTCTCCACCACCAAATGAACAATGATACCGCCAAGAAACGCCGTCGTAagaccgccgccgccgccgccgacgACGACGGCCCGCCGGGAAAGCAAGGCAAGATGAAGGACCTGAAGGGGATCATCACCACCCTGTCGCTGCTGGAGCAGCAGGAGAAGGAGGACCTCGACCGGGCCTCAAATGACGACAAGTCGTTTGCCGaagagaagcagaagcagacGACGAAGACCAAGGCCATGGTGGAGTACTACTCCGATTTGCAGGGCTACTACTCGGACGTCGAGGAGTCCGAGACCGTGAAGCGCAAGAAGTCGAGAAACGCGGCGACCGCTGCCGTTGCTGCCGCGGCGGCGGCGGCCTCCGAAAAGGGCGCGAAACCCGGAGGAAGCGGGTCGGGTCACCAGCGgaggctttgggtcaaggaccggTCCAAGGCCTGGTGGGACGAGTGTAACCAACCCGATTTCCCGGAAGAGGACTTCAAAAAAGCCTTCCGGATGGGGAAGGCCACGTTCGATTTGATCTGCGACGAGCTCAATTCGGCTATAGCGAAAGAGGACACCACTCTCCGGAATGCAATTCCGGTCCGGCAGAGAGTCGCCGTCTGTTTGTGGAGGTTAGCTACCGGCGACCCGCTCCGGCTCGTTTCGAAGCGATTCGGGTTAGGGATATCGACTTGTCATAAGCTAGTACTCGAAGTCTGCTCAGCGATTAGGACTGTGTTGATGCCCAAGTACTTGAATTGGCCGGAGGATGGTGTTTTGCGGAAGGTGAAGGACGAGTTCGAATCGTTTTCGGGTATACCTAATGTTGTAGGGTCTATGTACACCACTCATATTCCGATCATAGCTCCGAAGATTAGTGTGGCAGCTTATTTTAACAAGAGGCATACAGAGAGGAACCAGAAGACTAGCTACTCCATCACTGTGCAAGGTGTGGTGAATCCGAAAGGGGTGTTCACTGATGTGTGTATAGGGTGGCCTGGTTCAATGCCGGATGATCAGGTTCTGGAGAAGTCGGCTTTGCATCAGAGGGCCGGGAATGGTTTGCTTAAAGGTGTGTGGATTGTGGGGGGTTCGGGGTACCCTTTGCTGGACTGGGTGCTGGTGCCGTATACTCAGCAGCATCTTACTTGGACGCAGCATGCGTTCAATGAGAAGATTGGGGAGATTCAGAATGTGTCGAAAGATGCGTTTGCGAGGTTGAAAGGGAGGTGGTTGTGCTTGCAGAAGAGGACGGAGGTGAAGCTCCAGGACTTGCCTGTGGTTCTTGGGGCTTGCTGTGTGCTGCACAACATATGCGAGCTGAGGAATGAGGAAATCGACCCCGAGCTGAGGTTTGAGCTTGTGGATGATGAGATGGTTCCGGAGGTTGCTTTGAGATCACAAAGCTCAATGAAGGCGAGGGATTCCATTGCTCATAATCTTTTGCATCATGGCCTTGCAGGCACTTCTTTTCTCTAG
- the LOC133738932 gene encoding uncharacterized protein LOC133738932 isoform X1 → MADPYQRYAAPPERGSVAKSNFPGYLSSEAPSLLSNHTFAPTELRSYSSDFLLRDKSLGSVPYGVDDSRVRSDSGVGVTAGSSLYDPLEDTYRSQRRDIAMRSMTPGVYGVDAVSVSVRAEPRLTVTAGAGFPSPLQAQTLLNQRHEVGAGIGSSVSTDFSRERSVPSRSGDGLPVLKGESNILFVDGLPTDCTRREVGHLFRPFIGFKEIKVVHKEPRRSGDKAMVLCFVEFVDPKCALTAMEALQGYKFDDKKPDSLPLRIHFAHFPFRLPSDSDQKRSGIRH, encoded by the exons ATGGCGGATCCCTACCAGAGATACGCTGCTCCGCCGGAACGAG GTAGTgtagcaaagtccaattttccTGGTTACTTATCATCCGAAGCACCATCGTTGCTTTCGAATCACACTTTTGCCCCTACTGAATTGAGAAGCTATTCTTCGGATTTTCTGCTGAGAGAT AAATCGTTGGGGTCTGTGCCGTATGGTGTAGATGATAGTAGAGTTCGTTCTGATTCGGGTGTTGGGGTGACAGCAGGGTCTAGCCTATATGATCCTCTGGAAGATACTTATCGAAGCCAGAGACGGGATATTGCG ATGAGGTCAATGACGCCTGGGGTTTATGGTGTAGATGCTGTGAGTGTTAGTGTTCGTGCTGAACCTCGTCTTACTGTAACAGCAGGGGCTGGTTTTCCATCTCCTTTACAAGCTCAGACTTTATTAAACCAAAGACATGAGGTTGGAGCTGGCATTGGCTCAAGTGTTTCTACTGACTTCAGTAGAGAAAGGTCTGTGCCTTCGAGGAGTGGTGATGGTCTCCCAGTCCTGAAAGGGGAATCAAACATTTTGTTTGTGGATGGACTTCCCACTGACTGTACCAGAAGAGAAGTAGGCC ATCTATTTCGTCCATTCATTGGCTTTAAAGAAATCAAAGTAGTTCACAAGGAGCCTAGACGC AGTGGAGATAAGGCAATGGTTTTATGCTTTGTGGAGTTTGTGGATCCAAAGTGTGCTTTGACTGCTATGGAAGCTCTACAAG GTTACAAGTTTGATGACAAGAAACCTGATTCCCTTCCATTGAGGATCCACTTTGCACATTTTCCTTTCCGTCTACCATCTGATTCCGATCAGAAACGAAGTGGAATCCGACACTGA
- the LOC133738932 gene encoding uncharacterized protein LOC133738932 isoform X2 has product MADPYQRYAAPPERGSVAKSNFPGYLSSEAPSLLSNHTFAPTELRSYSSDFLLRDKSLGSVPYGVDDSRVRSDSGVGVTAGSSLYDPLEDTYRSQRRDIAMRSMTPGVYGVDAVSVSVRAEPRLTVTAGAGFPSPLQAQTLLNQRHEVGAGIGSSVSTDFSRERSVPSRSGDGLPVLKGESNILFVDGLPTDCTRREVGRILLLFVCLFLHACECFRVEIRQWFYALWSLWIQSVL; this is encoded by the exons ATGGCGGATCCCTACCAGAGATACGCTGCTCCGCCGGAACGAG GTAGTgtagcaaagtccaattttccTGGTTACTTATCATCCGAAGCACCATCGTTGCTTTCGAATCACACTTTTGCCCCTACTGAATTGAGAAGCTATTCTTCGGATTTTCTGCTGAGAGAT AAATCGTTGGGGTCTGTGCCGTATGGTGTAGATGATAGTAGAGTTCGTTCTGATTCGGGTGTTGGGGTGACAGCAGGGTCTAGCCTATATGATCCTCTGGAAGATACTTATCGAAGCCAGAGACGGGATATTGCG ATGAGGTCAATGACGCCTGGGGTTTATGGTGTAGATGCTGTGAGTGTTAGTGTTCGTGCTGAACCTCGTCTTACTGTAACAGCAGGGGCTGGTTTTCCATCTCCTTTACAAGCTCAGACTTTATTAAACCAAAGACATGAGGTTGGAGCTGGCATTGGCTCAAGTGTTTCTACTGACTTCAGTAGAGAAAGGTCTGTGCCTTCGAGGAGTGGTGATGGTCTCCCAGTCCTGAAAGGGGAATCAAACATTTTGTTTGTGGATGGACTTCCCACTGACTGTACCAGAAGAGAAGTAGGCCGTATCCTTTTGCTTTTCGTGTGTCTATTTTTGCATGCCTGTGAATGTTTCAG AGTGGAGATAAGGCAATGGTTTTATGCTTTGTGGAGTTTGTGGATCCAAAGTGTGCTTTGA